A window of Nocardia arthritidis genomic DNA:
GCTGCCCGGTACGACCGCGGCACGGAGCTGATCGGCGATCTGGATGAGCACCTGGTCGCCGGCGTGGTGTCCGAAGGTGTCGTTGACCGCTTTGAATCGATCGAGATCGACGATCATGAGGCAGAGTCCGTGATCGCCGCGCGAGAGAAGCGAGTTCGACAGGTAATAGTCGAGTCCGCGCCGGTTGAGCAGATTGGTCAGCGGATCCGAGAAGGTCTCCACACGCAACAGCCAGTAGAGGAATTGCAGCGCCGGCAGGACGACCACATTCGTGGCCATCATGATCAACACAATCGCTACCGCCATGGCGAGGCCGTGGCGGGGATCCTGGGCCAGCATGCGCGCGGTGAGCACCAACGCCGACAGCAGGGACCAACCGACATGCAGGGCGAGGACCCGCGGGCTGTGGAAGAACGTCAGATAGCCGCCGATGACGACCAGCAGCAGAGATGTGGTCGCACCGTAGACGCGATCGCCGATCACCAGGCAGGCGAGCGTTGTCAGGACATCCCCGCTGAGAAAGATGGTCAGCGATTCGGTGACGTTCGGCCACGGTCGCAGCCACCATCGCACCGCGCCCAGCGCGTCGAATCCGACGATGAACCCGAAAATCACCCGGCCGCCGAGGCTGTCCGGACCAACCGAGGACAGCAGGGTCAGCAGGGATATCACCCCCATTACGGCACATCCCGTAGCGATCACGGCCCTGATCAGGCCGAGGGCCGCGCGGTGTTCGAGGGTACGCACCAGCCAGTGGTAATTCACCGAGTCGCGCCACCAGGCCCGCAGCAGTGTCATCGGCCGATCACCCGGCATTGCGTGGTCCGGTCGGCCGAGTTCGGCCATCCGGCGATCGGATGGGATCGACTACATCCGCTGGAGCGGCGATCACAACGGCCACAGCCGCGGCCTTCTTCGAAACAGACATGGTCGCTGAATCTTTCTGGATTTCGATCCCGGTGGGTTCGGTCGGCCGTCCTTCCAGTTGAACGAAAGACTAATAGCGATTCGCTTCCACTTTCCTGTGAGCTGGGCCACTATTTGCATCCGGTCACGTGCGATGCTGCGCCCGGTGGATATCGGTCACGCCCATCGGATAGCGACGTGCGGTGCGTCCGCATAGAGTTTGTTGGATCGATCCGACTCGACCGTGTGGTTGGTCAAATATTCGAGCGAGCAGACATCCATCAAATCCATTGCCGTACAGCAATCTCACCAGAGGATTACAGAGTGTTGCCGAGTCTCTTTCATCGGCGGTAGGTGGTGCCCATGGACTACAGCAACGCATTACTGAAAAAGTGGTGGCGGGATCACACGGACTACCAGTGGTTGTTGCACAGTCTCGAAACCCGTTCGGTACTGGACTGGAAACGGGTGCTCGCCGTCACCGGCGCGGTCATGGGCGTCATCGCGACGTTGTCGGCACTGTCGCCGTACGGCCCGCAGAGCCAGTTCGGCCGCGTATTCCTGTGGAGCGTCATCGCCGTGACCGCGTTGTGGACGCTGCGCTGGTGGTTCCTGCCCTGGCCCAGTGCGGCGGAATCGCTCATATGGTTCGGTCTGGCCGACTTCCTCATCACGACGTCATGTCTGCAAAGCGTGAATCGCGTCTACGGCGCGGCCGGACTGATCCTGCTGGTGGTCACCGGCGGCTATCTCGCGTTCTTCCACAGCGCCAAAATCCTTGCGGCACATGCATGCTGGTCGCTGTTGTCGGTTGTCGTCCTGTCGATGCGCATCATTACCGGCGGCGGCGATGCCCTGGCCGCGGTAGCCATCGTCCTCATGATGGTGGCGGCGGTGGTCGCCGCGCTGCCCGCCCTGCAATTCCTCTATTGGCTGCTGCGCACGGAGTCGGTCTGCGATCCGCTGACCGGACTGCTGAATCGGCGCGGCCTCGAATACCAACTGTCGGTATTCTGCGATGGCCGAAGCACGCTCAGCATCATCTCCGTCGACCTCGACCGGTTCAAGGTCGTCAACGACACCTTCGGCCATCAGATCGGTGACGCCGTGCTGGTGCGAACCGCGCTGCGATTACGGTCGACAGCGGGTAAGGACGCGGTGGTCGCCCGCACCGGCGGCGAGGAATTCGTCGTCGTCACCAGAATGACCGCAGTATCCGCCCGCACCGAGGCCGAGCGGCTCCGATGCGCCATCGCCGAGCCGGCCGAACCGGTAATACGGGTCACCGCCAGCATCGGGGTGGCGGTAGTCGACAGCGCGGCGCCCGGATATCCCCCGCCCAACCCGGCGCATCTGCTGCGGCGCGCGGATGCGGCCATGTATCGGGCGAAACGATTCGGCGGCAATACCGTTGTCGTGGAAGAGCTTTCGATGCCTTGCTGATAGCGGCGGTCACCGTCGGCGGCGGGCGCGGTGTTCCCTCGACCACGTACCGGCGTCACCTACCGTTCTGCAGCGGAATCGTCTTGGTCTGCAACCACTTTCGCGCGGCGAAGTCACGCGCTTTGATGGTCACCTCGGCACCGGTTACCTCGACCTGCAAGCCCTGGTTGACCTGTCCGCCAATCTCCTTCTCATCACCGCGGCCGTCGGTGGTGTAGCCGGTCTGAATGCAGCCGGTGTTGATGGTGGTGAAGCCCTTGGCATTACCGGTGCCCGGCACGACTTTGGTAGCGATCCAATCCGGCAGTCCGAGGTCCCAGTGGGTATGCCCGCTGAAAAAGAAGACATCCGGATACCGGCCGAGAATGCCGAGCAGTCGGTCGATCTGGGTGTAATCCTTGTTGTAGCGCTTGGTGTTCGAACCGGATACCGAATCAGGTAGCGGGTGATGGCTGATGACCATGACCGGTTTTCGTTGATCGGACCAGTACCGCAGCCGCTCCGCCAGCCAGGTGAACTGAGTCTCGCTGATCCACACCTCGTCCCAGAGATTCTGGTCGTAGTAGTGCTGATAGCGCTCGGTGCCGATGGCCAGCACCGGGATTCCGCCGAAGATCGTTTCGGAGTAGATGGTGTTGCGGCCCGCGAAGTTGTAGAAGCTCTTGAACAACGAATCCTCGACGACCCCATTCGGCCACGTCGCCTGTGCGAGGGTGCGCTCATCCTTCCACTTCGGGACATAGAACTCGTGGTTGCCGATCGCCCACGCGATTGTCTTCGCATGCTCATTGCTCCCGAAAACCTTTGATACCGCAGCATATTCGGAATCGAAGCCGCGCGGGGTGATGTCACCGGCGATGGCAAGCCCTGCGCTGTCCGGATTGACGACCCGCATATCCGCCAGGGCGCGCCGCAGATCGCCCAAATCGCCTTGTATGTCGCTGATCACGTTGAAACTGATCGACTCCGAATCCGCTGCCATCGCCAGCGGCGTGCGCAGTGCCGCAGGCAGCGTGACCGCTGCGGCAGCTGCCGCCGCACCTGTGAGGAACCTTCTCCGTTCGAACCGCATTCGCACCCTCTCACACCGGAATCGCCGATCCCATCGGGACTCGAAACACCACCGACGAGGGTCCACAGCGAGAGTTGCCATCGGGCGACCGCCGGGTGACCGCAGGCTTAAATGGTCTAGACCGATGCACCGAGCTGCTGGCTGGCCGGGATTGAAGTCTGTCTCAACCCGGGAGAGGTTGGGGTTGGGCTTTTGCCCTGCGTGTGGGGCGGTTCGGGTGCAGGGCGAGTTGAAATGCCGAACCGGTTTGCACTGCTTACGGTGGCGCGGAGTTAAAATTGACGTGTCATGGGTTGATCCATCACGACCAATGGCATCAGGAGGCCCGTTGCTACTTCATCTCCCCTCAATCACGCAAGTAGTAACGGGCTTTCGCCCCCTTGTTCACTGGGCGCCTGGAATCTCGGCGGCACCCGTGAGCTGAAGATGTTGGTACAGGCGAATTTTGGTGGCCTGTGTAGTTGCAGCCGGGCCGATATTGTGCGCGGTCGCGGACGAATTTGTGCTATCAGCACATGGCGGTCCGCGGACATCTTCGGTTAGGTTTTCATGGCACCGAAGATTTGAGGAAGTGAGATAGTCGCTGGTCTGCCAAGCTTTTCCACGTCATTTCGGATCGGGCCGTTGTCGGGCGGGGCGGTGGCAGTGGGTGGGGTGTAGCCGATCGTGTTGTGCCGCAAGGTGAGCCGTTGCGGGCGGGCCATTCCGGCGGGGATGCTGACGAGTTTGCGTCGAAGGGCGATCCTCGTGCCCGGCCGTCGACCAAGTCAAGGGCGAGATGTCCACTAATGAGGAGAAGTATAATATGCGAGCGCGCACCCCTGAAATTACCGACGACAATGGTTCTTTCGCAGCCGACCAGCCTGGTTCGAAGCAGACG
This region includes:
- a CDS encoding GGDEF domain-containing protein: MTLLRAWWRDSVNYHWLVRTLEHRAALGLIRAVIATGCAVMGVISLLTLLSSVGPDSLGGRVIFGFIVGFDALGAVRWWLRPWPNVTESLTIFLSGDVLTTLACLVIGDRVYGATTSLLLVVIGGYLTFFHSPRVLALHVGWSLLSALVLTARMLAQDPRHGLAMAVAIVLIMMATNVVVLPALQFLYWLLRVETFSDPLTNLLNRRGLDYYLSNSLLSRGDHGLCLMIVDLDRFKAVNDTFGHHAGDQVLIQIADQLRAAVVPGSIVARTGGEEFVIVSPLIGADAIAAAEQLRLAVAATPHLPIPVTASVGVVQCGGDPAHRSPEYLLRHADSAMYTAKRHGRNRIAVVDHAQ
- a CDS encoding GGDEF domain-containing protein, translated to MDYSNALLKKWWRDHTDYQWLLHSLETRSVLDWKRVLAVTGAVMGVIATLSALSPYGPQSQFGRVFLWSVIAVTALWTLRWWFLPWPSAAESLIWFGLADFLITTSCLQSVNRVYGAAGLILLVVTGGYLAFFHSAKILAAHACWSLLSVVVLSMRIITGGGDALAAVAIVLMMVAAVVAALPALQFLYWLLRTESVCDPLTGLLNRRGLEYQLSVFCDGRSTLSIISVDLDRFKVVNDTFGHQIGDAVLVRTALRLRSTAGKDAVVARTGGEEFVVVTRMTAVSARTEAERLRCAIAEPAEPVIRVTASIGVAVVDSAAPGYPPPNPAHLLRRADAAMYRAKRFGGNTVVVEELSMPC
- a CDS encoding DUF4073 domain-containing protein produces the protein MRFERRRFLTGAAAAAAAVTLPAALRTPLAMAADSESISFNVISDIQGDLGDLRRALADMRVVNPDSAGLAIAGDITPRGFDSEYAAVSKVFGSNEHAKTIAWAIGNHEFYVPKWKDERTLAQATWPNGVVEDSLFKSFYNFAGRNTIYSETIFGGIPVLAIGTERYQHYYDQNLWDEVWISETQFTWLAERLRYWSDQRKPVMVISHHPLPDSVSGSNTKRYNKDYTQIDRLLGILGRYPDVFFFSGHTHWDLGLPDWIATKVVPGTGNAKGFTTINTGCIQTGYTTDGRGDEKEIGGQVNQGLQVEVTGAEVTIKARDFAARKWLQTKTIPLQNGR